A window of the Lactuca sativa cultivar Salinas chromosome 7, Lsat_Salinas_v11, whole genome shotgun sequence genome harbors these coding sequences:
- the LOC111893997 gene encoding UDP-glycosyltransferase 85A8-like codes for MGSIAEMEKPHAICIPYPAQGHINPMMKLAKLLHCKGFHISFVNTHYNHKRLLRSRGPSSLDGLPDFHFYSIPDGLPPSDVEATQSIPALCESVPKHSLEPFCELISRLKGGEESGVPPPSCIVSDGCMSFTLKAAQRFGLKDVLFWTPSTCGVLAYTHYRDLVERGYTPLKDMSEVLNGYLEKSLDWIPGMNNIKLKDFPSFIRTTDINDTMLNYLITEAATIPRGSAVVLNTFDALEQDSVNPLITLNPRTFTIGPLHLMQQHIENDQVKHIGSNLWKEDESCISWLDTKDPGSVVYVNFGSITVMTKEQLIEFGWGLANSKKDFLWITRPDIVGGNEAMMPQEFVDETKERGMVTSWCPQEQVLKHLAIGAFLTHSGWNSTIESISSGVPVICWPFFAEQQTNCRYSCVEWEIGMEIDSSVKREEVEAQVREMMDGKKGKMMKCKALEWKKKAEEAIVIGGSSYLNFDKLVTEVLLRK; via the exons ATGGGTTCCATAGCAGAAATGGAGAAGCCACATGCCATATGCATCCCCTATCCAGCACAAGGCCACATCAACCCCATGATGAAACTTGCGAAGCTCCTTCACTGTAAGGGATTCCATATCTCCTTCGTCAACACCCACTACAACCATAAGCGCTTGCTCAGATCCCGAGGCCCTTCCTCCCTTGATGGTCTGCCCGATTTTCATTTCTACTCCATCCCTGATGGTCTTCCGCCGTCTGATGTCGAAGCGACCCAGTCAATCCCGGCCCTCTGTGAATCTGTTCCTAAGCACAGTTTAGAACCTTTCTGTGAGCTGATCAGTAGGCTTAAAGGTGGCGAGGAGTCTGGCGTGCCACCTCCGAGCTGTATAGTTTCCGATGGGTGCATGAGCTTTACGCTTAAAGCTGCCCAAAGGTTTGGGTTGAAAGATGTATTATTCTGGACGCCGAGTACTTGCGGAGTTTTAGCTTACACTCACTATCGTGATCTTGTTGAAAGGGGTTATACTCCCCTCAAAG ATATGAGCGAGGTATTAAATGGGTATTTGGAGAAAAGCTTAGATTGGATTCCTGGAATGAATAACATCAAATTAAAGGATTTCCCCAGTTTTATTCGAACCACAGACATAAACGACACCATGTTAAATTATCTCATCACCGAGGCTGCAACTATCCCTAGAGGCTCAGCTGTGGTGCTAAACACTTTCGACGCTTTAGAACAAGATAGTGTTAACCCTTTAATTACCTTAAATCCAAGAACCTTCACCATAGGCCCACTACACTTGATGCAACAACATATTGAAAATGATCAGGTCAAACACATTGGGTCCAACCTCTGGAAGGAAGATGAGAGTTGCATCAGTTGGCTTGACACAAAAGACCCTGGCTCAGTTGTTTACGTTAACTTTGGAAGCATTACAGTCATGACAaaagaacaactcatcgagtttgggTGGGGACTGGCGAATAGCAAGAAAGATTTCTTGTGGATTACAAGACCCGACATTGTTGGAGGCAATGAGGCCATGATGCCACAAGAGTTTGTTGACGAGACAAAAGAGAGAGGCATGGTCACTAGTTGGTGCCCTCAAGAACAG GTTTTAAAGCACCTAGCAATTGGAGCATTCCTGACTCACAGTGGCTGGAACTCGACTATTGAGAGTATTAGCAGCGGTGTTCCAGTTATTTGTTGGCCGTTTTTTGCAGAGCAACAAACCAATTGTCGTTATAGTTGTGTAGAGTGGGAAATTGGAATGGAAATTGATTCCAGTGTAAAGAGAGAGGAGGTGGAAGCTCAGGTGAGGGAGATGATGGATGGGAAGAAAGGGAAAATGATGAAATGTAAGGCTTTAGAATGGAAGAAGAAAGCGGAAGAAGCTATTGTTATTGGGGGGTCGTCTTATCTCAACTTTGATAAATTAGTTACTGAGGTTCTCTTGAGAAAGTGA